The following coding sequences lie in one Chelmon rostratus isolate fCheRos1 chromosome 2, fCheRos1.pri, whole genome shotgun sequence genomic window:
- the LOC121618280 gene encoding glycerol-3-phosphate dehydrogenase [NAD(+)], cytoplasmic-like, whose product MMAALKKVCVIGSGNWGSAIAKIVGANAAKYDKFEKTVNMWVFEEMVDGRKLTEIINTDHENVKYLPGHKLPPNVLAVPDLAESVKGADILIFVVPHQFIVRVCDTIKDHIKKDAVGMSLIKGVDAGPEGLKLISEVIRGKLGITMTVLMGANIANEVAEEKFCETTIGCKDRAYGPMLKELMQTTNFRVTVVEESDVVEICGALKNIVAVGAGFCDGLGFGDNTKAAVIRLGLMEMIAFARVFCTDCPVSPATFLESCGVADLITTCYGGRNRKIGEAFAKTGKTIEQLENELLNGQKLQGPATASEVHQILKQKNMVEKFPLFTAVYQICFNSHPVSEFIKCLQKHPEHM is encoded by the exons ATGATGGCAGCGctgaagaaagtgtgtgtgatcGGCTCTGGTAACTG GGGCTCTGCCATTGCCAAGATTGTGGGTGCCAACGCAGCCAAGTATGACAAGTTTGAGAAAACAGTCAACATGTGGGTGTTCGAGGAGATGGTGGACGGCCGCAAACTCACAGAAATCATCAACACAGAccatgaaaatgtgaaatatctgcCCGGTCACAAGCTGCCCCCCAATGTG CTGGCTGTTCCAGACTTGGCCGAGTCTGTGAAGGGAGCCGACATCCTGATCTTTGTGGTCCCTCACCAGTTCATCGTGAGAGTGTGCGACACCATTAAAGACCACATCAAGAAGGACGCTGTAGGAATGTCTCTCATCAAG GGTGTCGATGCGGGACCAGAGGGTCTGAAGCTGATCTCAGAGGTCATCCGAGGGAAACTGGGCATCACCATGACGGTCCTCATGGGCGCCAACATCGCCAACGAGGTCGCTGAGGAGAAGTTCTGTGAAACAACCATCG GGTGCAAAGACAGGGCTTACGGGCCCATGCTGAAGGAGCTGATGCAGACCACCAACTTCCGTGTGACCGTGGTCGAGGAGTCTGATGTTGTGGAGATCTGCGGGGCTCTCAAG AACATTGTAGCTGTGGGAGCGGGTTTCTGTGATGGCCTTGGATTCGGCGACAACACCAAGGCAGCAGTGATCCGTCTGGGCTTGATGGAGATGATCGCCTTCGCCAGGGTCTTCTGCACAGACTGCCCCGTCTCCCCCGCCACCTTCCTGGAGAGCTGCGGCGTCGCCGACCTCATCACCACCTGCTACGGTGGACGCAACCGCAAGATCGGGGAAGCTTTCGCCAAAACGGGCAAA ACCATCGAGCAGCTAGAGAATGAGCTGCTGAACGGCCAGAAGCTTCAAGGTCCAGCGACTGCAAGTGAGGTGCACCAAAtcttaaaacagaaaaacatggtgGAAAA GTTTCCTCTCTTCACTGCTGTCTACCAGATCTGCTTCAACAGCCACCCGGTGTCAGAGTTCATCAAATGTTTGCAGAAACACCCAGAGCACATGTGA